The Limnospira fusiformis SAG 85.79 genomic interval AATGATGTCGTGCGAGACGTTTAGGAGTCAAATAAGGCTGCAATGCCTGAAATAACCTCCTAGTGGGACTTTCACCCCTTGGTGGAATATAAGGAACTCGTATCCTGACCATCCCATAACTGTTTATATGTCCCAACGTTTGGTATAAAAAAATATACCAAACAAGGCAGGGAACTCAAGGTCAAAACGCAAAACCGGAAATCTTAATGATTCCTTAACAATTGCGTTGAGAGTAACGGCGATAGCCACCCCCAATTTTAGGATTCACAACCCTGGGATTGAAGCGGGGAACGGAAGGCATGAGGGAAACCTAGTTCCAATAATATGACCACTGCCAACCATCCATGACTAAGGAAATCTGAATGCTCCGACTTGAACCATCGTCATTAATAAGTAGCGAAATAGGTTGACACGCTGCGTTCAAAAGAATAAGGGGAAAAGTAGGGTAATTACAACAACACCTACACAGACCTTTAAAGTACCCCGGTGGACAGGACAAGTCTAAAGATGGAATGCCCATATAAACGGAACGTTTTAACCCCTTTTAGGCTCTGAGTATCTGGTCGAGATAATCAGTAGTGAAAGTGTAAGCGCAAGCCTATTAGGGGGTGAGATGTGACCAAAAGCCAACGCCCAACTGTAATGGTAGGGATATGCTAACGGGTCACGGTTTGATTGTAAAGAATAGAGTCTAGTAGGAGTTACTATGGCGAATGCGAGTTTAAAGAAAGGTTTTGAGAAATCAAAGCTAATCAAGACTACGAATGCATGGAAACAAATTCCCTGGGCAAAAGCTCAGAGAAAAGTTTTCAAGCTCCAAAAGAGGATATATCAAGCAGCTAAATCGGGACAGAACGCAAAGGCACGAAGGTTGCAACGTCTACTGGTGAAATCATATTATGCCCGACTCTTAGCAATGCGGCGAGTGACCCAAGATAATCAAGGCAAGAAAACAGCCGGTGTCGATGGAATGAGAGCAATCTCACCAAGGCAAAGGTTTGAAATTGTTGAGAACATCAAAGGAAATCTCAAAGCAAAACCACTGCGACGGGAGTGGATTCCAAAACCTGGAAGGGATGAAAAACGCCCTCTGGGAATACCCACCATCCAAGATAGAGCAAGGCAAGCCTTGGTTAAATCGGCTCTCGAACCTGAATGGGAATCGAGATTTGAAGACACTAGCTATGGATTCAGACCTGGAAGGTCTGCCCATGATGCAATATCCAGAATCTTTCAGAGTATCAACAAAGGAGGTTATTACGTTCTGGATGCAGATATAGCTAAATGTTTTGACCGAATAAACCATGATTACCTTCTGTCCAAAATTCATTGTCCAAGCAGTCTAAAAAGAGACCTGAAATCATGGCTCAAAGCAGGCGTGCTAGATAACGGTGTATTCGAGGATACAGAAGCAGGGACACCCCAAGGAGGGGTAATAAGTCCACTCCTAGCCAACATCGCACTGGATGGGATGGTTAGGTTCATAAAGACAATGTATCCAAATAAAGGAACAACCTTTCAGGTAAACCTCATAAGATACGCCGATGATTTTGTGGTCATATCCAAAGACCTAAGAATCATTGAACAGTGCAAAATTGCCATTTCCGAATGGCTAAAACCTGTAGGACTAGAAATAAAACCTGAAAAGACTCGAATTTGCCATACGCTCAATCCCATTGAGTATAACGGCAAAACAGAAGAACCAGGATTTGACTTTCTAGGATTCAATATCAGGCAATATCCAGTAGGAAAATATAAATCTGGAAAAAGTGGGGGAAGAAGAAAAGGAGGCTTCCTATTTAATAAAAACCCTCACAAAATGTTGGGACTCAAAACTCATATCAAACCCAACAAAAAGGCAATTAAAGCCCATACAGAAGTGATAAAAGGTGTAATTGAACAACATAAAACAGCACCTCAATCAGCCCTGATTAGCAGACTAAACCCAATCATAAGGGGATGGTCAAACTACTATTCAGGAGTCGTCTCATCTGAGACCTTCGTTAAACTAGACCACATAATTTGGTTAATGTTACGGGCATGGACATCATCAAGATGCGGAAAGGCAAGTTACGAAAAGCTAGGAAACTACTTCCACAAAGGAACGGTTAAACTTAGCAACGGAAAAGAAAGACATGAAACTTGGTTATTCAAGACTAAGGATGGAATTCAATTATGGAAACATAACTGGACTCCAATTGTCAGACATACCCTAATACGCCCGGAAGCAACACCATACGACGGAAATTGGACTTACTGGGCAACCAGGAAAGGACAAGCAATTGATACGCCAATTAGAGTAGCCAAACTACTCAAGAAGCAAAAGGGGAGGTGTACCTGGTGTGGACAGTATTTCGCACCATCGGATTTAGTTGAAGTTGACCACATTATACCTCGAAGCCAAGGTGGAAAGGATGAATATAAGAATCTTCAACTATTACACCGCCACTGTCACGATGATAAAACGGCGTTAAACAACGCCAAAGCTGTATCCTTAACAATGGAACAGTCAGACTAGGAGCCGTGTGAAGGGAAACTTTCACGCACGGTTCTGAATGGGAGGGAATGGAGGCGACTCCATTCTCGACCCCTAATGGTGCGCGATGGTTTCCCGATTGTGGGTCAGACAGAACCCCCACTACCGCTAAATCCGCCACGTTACTGGTGGCAAGTGCCATCAACTAGGCGGTTTAACAGCTACCGAAAATATTGCAGAAATTGGCAACACCAACAACAATAGAATTATGGCAACAGTTTACGTTAATCCATCTACTGGCAACGATCAGGGCGACGGGAGCCAATCATCTCCCTACAAAACTCTGACGGCAGCCTGCGCTAAAGTTGAATCAGGAACTTTCATTCAATTAGAAACTGGAACCTATAATAGCGCTACTGGGGAACAGTTCCCAATTATGATTCCTAGCGGGGTCACTGTGGTGGGAAATGAATCGGGAACCGGAAGCGGGATTTTGATTGAAGGTAGTGGTCGCCATAGTAGCCCTAGTACAGGCGGCCAAGAAGTTACTATCGTGATGGCTACTAACGCTGAACTGCGGGGGGTGACAGTAACTAATAACCAAGTGAGGGGTACGGGAGTTTGGGTCGAGTCTACCTCGCCTAATATTGTACACTGCACATTTACCCGCTGTCGGCGCGAGGGAATTTACGCTACGGGTAATGGCTATCCTAATATCCTCAGTAATGCCTTTGTGGAAAATGAAGGCTATGGCCTCTCGCTGGAGGGTAATGTTCAAGGGGAAGTACGCAACAATTCCTTCCAAAATACGGGCTATGGTATTTCGGTTAAGGGTGAAGTTCAGACCCGCATTAGTGATAACACGCTTTTTGAAAATCGCTCGGGTCTCCTAATTGCTGGTAACTCTCGCCCTATTCTACGACGTAATTTGATTGAGCGCAACACTGGCGATGGTGTTGTAATTACTAATAATGCGGCTCCTGATTTGGGTAGCGCCAGCGAATCGGGTGGTAATATGATTCGCAATAATGGCGGGTTTGATATTAATCATGCTGGCTCAGTGGCGATCGCCTCTTTTGGTAATTTGCTCAGTGCTGGCCGAGTTCAGGGTAATATCAATGTGGTGGCTCAGAGCGCTCCGACTTCCTCACCCACTACTATCCATGTTAACGGATCTACAGGTAATGATTCGGCGGCGGGTACGGCTTCTGCTCCTTTCAAAACTATCACCCGTGGCTTACAACAGGCGACGGCGGGAACTGTGGTACAAGTGGCTCCGGGAACTTATACGGCAGCTACAGGGGAGACTTTCCCGTTGTATGTGATCTCTGGTGTCACGTTGATCGGTAATGAGTCTAGCCAAGGTAATGGGACTCAAATTACTGGAAGTGGTCGATTTGCTAGTCCTAGTGCGGCGGGACAAAATGTAACTATTGTCATGGAAAATAACTCGACCCTGCGCGGTGTGAGTGTGACTAATGAGGAAATTCGCGGCACTGCTGTTTGGATCGAGTCGGTTTATTGTGTGGTGGCTAATTGTCGGTTTTTTAACTCCAAGCGGGAGGGGGTTTTTGTCACCGGAACTGCTATCCCTCAGATTTTGACTAGCCACTTTGAAAAAAATGCTGGTAATGGTATCGCTTTGGCGGGAAATGCTAAGGGAGAAATTCGCGGAAACAAGCTACAGGATACTGGATTTGCGATCGCTGTTCAAGCCTCTGCGGCTCCGCTGATTAGCGACAACCATATTTATAACAACCGCACTGGTCTTGTACTTTCGGGTAGTTCTAAGCCTGTGTTGCGGAAAAATCTGATTGAGAATAATCTTCAGGATGGTTTGACTGTCATTGCAGATGCTTTTCCAGATTTGGGTAGCCCTCAAGATGCGGGGGGTAATATTTTCCGCAATAATGGTAAGTATGATGTCCAGAATGCTGGGAAGTTTACTTTGGTGTCTGTAGGAAATCAGATTAACCCCACTAACACGAAGGGAAATATTGATTTTAGTGCTAATGTGACTCCCAGTCCCAGTCCCAGTCCGAGTCCCAGTCCCAGTCCCAGTCCGAGTCCGAGTCCCAGTCCGAGTCCGAGTCCCAGTCCGACTCCGACTCCGACTCCACCTCCGGGAAGCGATCGCTTTAGTGATATTACCGGACATTGGGCGCGAGAGTTTATTGTGCGCTTGACTGATATGAATATTATCAGTGGCTTCCCTGATGGTACTTTCCGACCTAATGAGAATTTAACTCGCGCGCAACACGCGGCTTTGCTGGCGAAGGCGTTTGATATGGCTCCTATTCAGCAGGCGACTGCATTTAGGGATGTGGCTATTGATTTCTGGGGGAAAATGGCTATTGAACAAGCCAACCGGGCGGGATTTTTGGCGGGTTTCCCCGATCGCACTTTCCGACCTAATGAGAATTTGAACCGGGCTCAGGCGGTGGTATCATTGATTAATGGTCTCAAGTTGACTGGTGGTAATCCTAATTCTTTGAATGGTTACACCGATCGCGGTCAGATTCCTAGTTATGCTACAGATGCGATCGCTACTGCCACAGAACGAAGGATTATTGTTAACTATCCAACTCGGACTACCCTCGCTCCTCAACGGGATATTACCCGTGCGGAAATTTCGGCAATTCTCTATCAAACTCTGGTAGCCACTGGGCGCGCTGAGGCGATCAACTCTCCTTACATTGTCTAGTCAAGGCTAGATTATTTAGTCCCCCGCAGTAGTCCAAACCGAATTAAACCCTGTTCATATCCTTGACTCATTAATCCGAGGGATAATGCCGCTCTGATGGTTGAAGGTCCGCTGGTGAGTAAACCGAAAATGGCTGCGGGGTCAAAGGCGGAATCAATGACTAGATTCCAGAAGGGGGCGACCGCTTTTGACCAGTCGGCGGTGTCAATGTCATTAAACCCTACCCGAGTAGCGATCGCTTGATATTCTGGCAATGAGATTATATAGGGTAGGGCATAAACTTGGTAAATTTGGGCGAGGTGGCGACGTTCTGCGTCTGTTAGTTGTCCTTGCTCTCCCCCTAGGGGGCGATGACACCAAGTAGCCATTAAAAACGTGCCACCGGGTTTGAGGACTCGGTGGCATTCTTGCAAAAATTGGATTTTGTTGGGCATATGTTCCCCACTTTCCAGAGACCACACCAGGTCAAAGGATTCGTCCTCAAAGGGCATTTCTAGGGCGTTGGCAACCTGGAAATTCACATTTTCACTTAATCTAGCTTCGGCGGCGCGATCGCCTGCTCGTTGGGCTTGTACCGGGCTGAGAGTGATGCCTGTGACTCTGGCGTTAAACTTTTCGGCTAAATAAAGACTACTCCCCCCAATGCCACAACCTACGTCTAAAATCTTAGTCGTTTGAGTTCCCTCATCAAGTCCCCACTTTAGCAATTCTTCGATCAGGTCAATTTGCGCCTGTCGTCTTTCCGTTTTCCGATTCCCTTCCGGTCCGTAGTAGCCATGGTGCATATGTTCCCCCCAAATTTCTTCCCACAGGGCGGAGGAGGCATCATAAAACTGTTGAATCTGTTGATTGAGAGTGGATTTCATGGCTGCTTTTCTAATGGACAATCAATTAGGGTCAATGGTAGCACTACGGACTTGTTATGCTATATGTCTCAGTCCCCAGTCTGGTCTGGGGGTTGCGATCGCATGATTTTAGTGCTATCATAGCGTACATTGAACTCATACAATAGCCCATTTTTTAGCCAAATCAAACATTAATTAAGAAGTCGCTTTTTGGTAGTTTCCCAAAATCTAAGGTTATGAGATAATAACATCAGGGCAAGAAGGGTAAAGCGACTATGACCGAGTTAATTCAAGCCATCAAAACAGGCAATATTGAGGAATTATCAGCTTTAATAGCTGCGGAAAAAGATATCAATGCTGTGGGTGATGATGGTACAACCGCCATGCTGACAGCAGTAGGACAGGGACTAGAGGCGATCGCCCAAAATCTCATAGAGGCTGGGGCTGATGTTAACCTGGGAGATAATGATGGCTGGACTCCGCTGATGGAGGCGGCGGCACAGGGCCATTTAACCATAGCTGAAAGTTTACTACAAGCTGGGGCTGAAATTGATGCTCAGACCGATTTTGGCTTAACAGCATTCATGGCAGCCGCTGGTAGGGGTCATGTGCAGATGGTTGAGATGTTACTGAATAAGGGTGCAAATTTTCGGGTTAAGGATAACAACAATTGGACGGCTTTAATTTGGGCATCTTCTGAGAATCATCCAGAAGTTGTAGCGGTGATTAAGAAATGGCGAGACGCTCATAATTAGCTGATACTTCCCAGCACAAATTGACGATAATTCCCGGGTGTAAAATCTCCCATTGCATCCGGATTAATCTCATACAAGCCAGGTGTAAAAATCCCAATTTTAACAACTTGTAAATAGGGAATTTTTTGCAGAAATTAATTATTCGCAAATCCTGGATTTTCACAACTTATTTAACTGGTAAAAACTATGAAAGACACTTCATCAGATAACGACAATCAACAACAGGTTAGTATTGAAAATCTGCGGCATTCCTTAGCAGATAACCTGTTTTATATCACCGGAAAATATACAGAAATTGCCACCTTAAATGACTTTTATTTAGCCCTAGCTTACACGGTGCGCGATCGCCTTTTACCAAGATGGTTAAATACAGTTCGCACCGTCACCCAGCTATCAGATAATACCAAAGTAGTCTCTTGCCTATCCTCAGAATTTATGGTGGGTCCCCACTTAGTCAATCATCTAATCAACCTGGGAATTTATGACCAAGTTCGACAAGCCGTAGAAGAGTCAGGTTTAGACCTGCAAAAATTGGCGGAACAAGAACCAGAACCCGGTCTAGGAAATGGCAGTTTAGGTCGTCTCGCCGCCTGCTATATGGACTCCCTATCCACCTTAGAAATTCCCGCTATAGGTTATGGTATTCGCTATGAATTTGGGACCTTTAAACAGCAAATCCGAGATGGTTGGCAGGTAGAAATAACTGACAAATGGCTACAAAAAGGCAACCCTTGGGAAATCGTCCGTCCCGAGTCCGCAGTCGAGGTCAAATTTGGTGGCTATACGGAAGGCTACACCGATGAAGAAGGCAACTATCAAGCCACTTGGGTTCCTCACCAAGTAGTTAAAGGTATCCCCTACGACACTCCTATTAGTGGCTATAAAGTCAATACTGTGAACACCCTGCGCCTGTGGAAAGCAGAAGCGCCAGAGTCTTTCAATTTCCAAGCATTTAATCTGGGAGACTATTACGGCGCGGTTGATCAAAAAGTGGTATCTGAAAATATCACCAAAGTTCTCTATCCTAATGATGAACATATACCCGGAAGACAACTGCGTTTAGAACAGCAATTTTTCTTGGCTTCCTGTGCTTTACAGGACATGATTCGCTGGCATCTAAAATCCGGTGGTAACCTGGAAACCTTCCCGGATAAATTTGCGGTTCAACTCAATGATACTCACCCGGCTATTGCTATAGTAGAATTGATGCGGTTATTAATGGATGAACATGATATCCAGTGGCATGATGCTTGGGAAATCACTCAACAAACTTTCTCTTACACCAACCACACTTTACTACCAGAAGCCCTAGAAAAGTGGCCAGTAAATTTGTTGGGTCGTCTACTTCCCCGACACCTAGAAATTATCTATGAGATTAACCGCCGCTTTTTAGAAGAAGTCCGTAATAGTAATGGTCGTGATGGTCATAAAATTGCCAGACTTTCATTAATTGATGAAACGGGAGAACGTTATATAAGAATGGCTAACCTGGCTTGTTTGGGGAGTCACTCTATTAATGGGGTAGCCGAATTACATACGGAATTGTTGACTAAAGATACTCTGGGAGATTTTTATGAATTGTTCCCCCACAAGTTCAGCAATAAAACTAATGGGGTAACGCCACGACGTTGGTTAGTCCAAAATAACCCGGGTATGACTAAGTTGATTTCTGAAAAAATTGGGGAACATTGGATTACCCATTTAGATGATTTGCGCCAGTTAGAAGGCTTCGCAGACGATGGGGATTTTCGCTATCGTTGGGGACAGGTTAAACTAGATCTAAAACGTTCTCTGGCTGGTCATATTCAACAGCGTTTGGGGGTGACGGTTAACCCAGAGTCTCTGTTTGATGTTCAGGTGAAGCCTATTCATGAATACAAGCGACAGCATCTGAATATCCTGCACATTGTTACTCTTTATCACCGGATTAAGCAAGACCCGACTGTAAATATTACCCCTCGCACGTTTATTTTCGCCGGGAAGGCGGCTCCGGGGTATTTTATGGCAAAATTAATGATTAAGTTGATTCACTCCGTGGCTGAGGTGATTAACCATGATCCAGATGTGGGCGATCGCTTGAAAGTTGTGTTCCTTCCAGACTATAATGTTACTAATAGCCAAATCCTCTATCCGCCTGCAGATCTCTCTGAACAGATTTCTACTGCTGGTAAGGAAGTCTCTGGGACTGGTAACATGAAGTTCTGCCTTAATGGTGCTTTGACCATAGGAACTTGGGATGCTGCTAATATTGAGATCTGCCAAGAGGTTGGTCAAGAAAATTTCTTTCGCTTTGGCTTGACTGCTGATGAGGTTTACCAGCGCAAGGCTGAGGGTTATAATCCCTGGGATTATTATTATGGCAATTCTCAACTCAAGGAGATTATCGATCTGATTGGGTCTGGTCATTTTGCTGATGAAGACAGCACCCTATTTCAGCCTCTGATTGATTCCCTGCTACACCAAGACCAGTATATGCTATTTGCTGACTACCAATCCTATCTTGACTGCCAGGATAGCATTTCTCGGGTTTGGTGCGATCGCGATCGTTGGTTGAAAATGTCCATTCTCAATACCGCGCGTTGTGGTAAATTCTCTTCTGACCGCGCTATCCGAGAATACTGCGATCAGATCTGGCATTCTTCGCCAGTTTCCATTCAACTCGCTGATTATGTCCAACCACAGACGGCGTTAAGAGTTGACAGTTGAGGGTTAATCATGATATTATGGGGGTGGGAGGAAGGGAAATTTTGATTAACCTTCCCCTTTCTTGATTGCTTCGATATATAGGCGGTTTTTGGCGGGTAGACTTAACTTCCCTTTTGGGACTTGGTTTAATCGACCCGCCGCCGCTGTTATCACTTCGCAGATAAAGGGCTAGTTGGGGAAACTTCCCTGGGTGAGATAATATGGCTAGTAGCCTGTCCGACAAAACTCTGTAATGTTGACAACTGCTGGTTATTTTGGAATACGGACTTGAGGGTATTTGAGAAGGACTCGATATTTAAGGAAAAGTTGTTTCCGGTTTCGCAGGTTTGGAAATACTCAACTAAACTCAAGCCAGCAATGCGAGTTAGATAAGCCGCCGTGACACCTTGAATAACTCCCCCAGCCACATAGGTGACGGTGTTAGTTTTGAGGAGGGTTGTTAAGGTTTTGGTGGATAACTCGACCAAGCCTAGTTTTACCATTTGGGAACCGAGAGTTTTAGCGAGTTGCTGTGCTTGTTCGAGGGAAAATTGGCAACCGTAGACTTTCCCTAAGTCTAGCACTAACTGAGAAGTAATGGCAGCGGTGGCGAGAAGGTCTAAGGCGGGGACTGGGTTAGCAAAAGCAGCAGCAGCAGCGACCCATTGATATTGTTCTATGGTGGGGATGGCTTGCTGGCGGCGAATTGTGTTTAAATGGGTTTTAACGGTCTGCTGAAGTGCGATCGCTTTTCGGTAGGTGGTGGCCACAACTAAAGCCTCACCTGTCTCGGTCAAAAGGCGATCGAGATTTTCGGTAAGTGTTTCCATTTGCGGTAATGGTGTTTCCATCCATTCTTGAACGGAATTTTCATCCTGGTATTGGCGGACCTTAATGGGACTCGGAGAAGCGGAAATACCAATGATATCAGTCGCCGCCAATTGGTTAGCCATGGTTTGGCGCAGTTTTTCTAAAACGACTACCTGATGTTCCAAAGGACATTGGTCTTGTTTATTCCAAACCAATAGGGTGCGTTGGCGATCGCACAAATTCCCAAGGGTTTTATATTCAGGTTCAGTCAGATCACCATCTACCAAAAAGACAACTAAATCAGCGGTTAGCAAATGATCCGAGGAGTCCGGGTCAACTTCCGTAATAGTTAAATGTTTCTGAGTCCAGGTAGTGGTTTCTAAAACTGTTTTTAAGGAAGTTTTCCCAACTTGTGGTTTCCCGGTAATAGCCAGGTATAAATCTTGTCTATCAATAGCTGTGTGTAAGTCAGCCACTTGCTTTCGCCAATCAGCCAGAGTCGGTGAGAGTTCATTTCCCACCCGGATAGTTTCCGCTTGAGTAGCTAACTGATCAATTAAGGTTTCCGTTTCCTCAATAGCCGCTTGGGTCACTTCCCGACTAATAGGGGGGGAATTTTTCGTGTTCTGGTCGGACTGAGGAAGTTTTCGCTGTAGCCACCAGAGACCACCGCCTAAAGCGATCGCCCCAAAAATTGCTGTTTCTCCCAATTCCACCGCCGACTCACCCACTGTATCCCACAGCCAGAGAACCACAGATAACCCAATACCACCAACTAAGATGGGACGACGCAAGTAATCAACCATATCCGTTAATTTGCCATAACCCTGCTTCTAGTTTAGATCAAAACTGAGAGTTCTGCATGATAAAGTATTAGATTATGGTTCTAAAATTTCGATTTGCGATCGCCAGCGACTTACATATTGCCCTTCCTGAGACCATTTGGGATCATCCTCAACGCTTTCATTTAGTGGAAGTTAGCATTCCGGCGCTAGAACAGGTCTTTAAACATCTGGAAAAGCTGGATATAGACTTTCTGCTGCTACCGGGAGATCTCACCCAACACGGGGAACGGGACAATCACGCTTGGTTAAGCGATCGCCTAAAAAACCTACCCTATCCAGCTTATGTAGTTCCTGGAAACCATGATGTACCTTTAGCCGTAGGGGAAGGGTCCCTAATTGGTTTATCCGAGTTTCCCGAATACTATCCCCACTGCGGTTATCAAGACAGGAGTTGTCTGTACTACACCTGCGAATTAACCTCGGGAGTGCGCTTAATTGGTCTCAATTCCAATTGGTTTGATGAACAGGGAAATCAGATCGGATATGTGGACGAAAAGCAGCTAGATTGGCTGAAAGGTGTTTTGGCTAAATCCACCGATGAATTGGTGTT includes:
- the ltrA gene encoding group II intron reverse transcriptase/maturase, with amino-acid sequence MANASLKKGFEKSKLIKTTNAWKQIPWAKAQRKVFKLQKRIYQAAKSGQNAKARRLQRLLVKSYYARLLAMRRVTQDNQGKKTAGVDGMRAISPRQRFEIVENIKGNLKAKPLRREWIPKPGRDEKRPLGIPTIQDRARQALVKSALEPEWESRFEDTSYGFRPGRSAHDAISRIFQSINKGGYYVLDADIAKCFDRINHDYLLSKIHCPSSLKRDLKSWLKAGVLDNGVFEDTEAGTPQGGVISPLLANIALDGMVRFIKTMYPNKGTTFQVNLIRYADDFVVISKDLRIIEQCKIAISEWLKPVGLEIKPEKTRICHTLNPIEYNGKTEEPGFDFLGFNIRQYPVGKYKSGKSGGRRKGGFLFNKNPHKMLGLKTHIKPNKKAIKAHTEVIKGVIEQHKTAPQSALISRLNPIIRGWSNYYSGVVSSETFVKLDHIIWLMLRAWTSSRCGKASYEKLGNYFHKGTVKLSNGKERHETWLFKTKDGIQLWKHNWTPIVRHTLIRPEATPYDGNWTYWATRKGQAIDTPIRVAKLLKKQKGRCTWCGQYFAPSDLVEVDHIIPRSQGGKDEYKNLQLLHRHCHDDKTALNNAKAVSLTMEQSD
- a CDS encoding DUF1565 domain-containing protein; this encodes MATVYVNPSTGNDQGDGSQSSPYKTLTAACAKVESGTFIQLETGTYNSATGEQFPIMIPSGVTVVGNESGTGSGILIEGSGRHSSPSTGGQEVTIVMATNAELRGVTVTNNQVRGTGVWVESTSPNIVHCTFTRCRREGIYATGNGYPNILSNAFVENEGYGLSLEGNVQGEVRNNSFQNTGYGISVKGEVQTRISDNTLFENRSGLLIAGNSRPILRRNLIERNTGDGVVITNNAAPDLGSASESGGNMIRNNGGFDINHAGSVAIASFGNLLSAGRVQGNINVVAQSAPTSSPTTIHVNGSTGNDSAAGTASAPFKTITRGLQQATAGTVVQVAPGTYTAATGETFPLYVISGVTLIGNESSQGNGTQITGSGRFASPSAAGQNVTIVMENNSTLRGVSVTNEEIRGTAVWIESVYCVVANCRFFNSKREGVFVTGTAIPQILTSHFEKNAGNGIALAGNAKGEIRGNKLQDTGFAIAVQASAAPLISDNHIYNNRTGLVLSGSSKPVLRKNLIENNLQDGLTVIADAFPDLGSPQDAGGNIFRNNGKYDVQNAGKFTLVSVGNQINPTNTKGNIDFSANVTPSPSPSPSPSPSPSPSPSPSPSPSPSPTPTPTPPPGSDRFSDITGHWAREFIVRLTDMNIISGFPDGTFRPNENLTRAQHAALLAKAFDMAPIQQATAFRDVAIDFWGKMAIEQANRAGFLAGFPDRTFRPNENLNRAQAVVSLINGLKLTGGNPNSLNGYTDRGQIPSYATDAIATATERRIIVNYPTRTTLAPQRDITRAEISAILYQTLVATGRAEAINSPYIV
- a CDS encoding methyltransferase domain-containing protein produces the protein MKSTLNQQIQQFYDASSALWEEIWGEHMHHGYYGPEGNRKTERRQAQIDLIEELLKWGLDEGTQTTKILDVGCGIGGSSLYLAEKFNARVTGITLSPVQAQRAGDRAAEARLSENVNFQVANALEMPFEDESFDLVWSLESGEHMPNKIQFLQECHRVLKPGGTFLMATWCHRPLGGEQGQLTDAERRHLAQIYQVYALPYIISLPEYQAIATRVGFNDIDTADWSKAVAPFWNLVIDSAFDPAAIFGLLTSGPSTIRAALSLGLMSQGYEQGLIRFGLLRGTK
- a CDS encoding ankyrin repeat domain-containing protein is translated as MTELIQAIKTGNIEELSALIAAEKDINAVGDDGTTAMLTAVGQGLEAIAQNLIEAGADVNLGDNDGWTPLMEAAAQGHLTIAESLLQAGAEIDAQTDFGLTAFMAAAGRGHVQMVEMLLNKGANFRVKDNNNWTALIWASSENHPEVVAVIKKWRDAHN
- a CDS encoding glycogen/starch/alpha-glucan phosphorylase, whose protein sequence is MKDTSSDNDNQQQVSIENLRHSLADNLFYITGKYTEIATLNDFYLALAYTVRDRLLPRWLNTVRTVTQLSDNTKVVSCLSSEFMVGPHLVNHLINLGIYDQVRQAVEESGLDLQKLAEQEPEPGLGNGSLGRLAACYMDSLSTLEIPAIGYGIRYEFGTFKQQIRDGWQVEITDKWLQKGNPWEIVRPESAVEVKFGGYTEGYTDEEGNYQATWVPHQVVKGIPYDTPISGYKVNTVNTLRLWKAEAPESFNFQAFNLGDYYGAVDQKVVSENITKVLYPNDEHIPGRQLRLEQQFFLASCALQDMIRWHLKSGGNLETFPDKFAVQLNDTHPAIAIVELMRLLMDEHDIQWHDAWEITQQTFSYTNHTLLPEALEKWPVNLLGRLLPRHLEIIYEINRRFLEEVRNSNGRDGHKIARLSLIDETGERYIRMANLACLGSHSINGVAELHTELLTKDTLGDFYELFPHKFSNKTNGVTPRRWLVQNNPGMTKLISEKIGEHWITHLDDLRQLEGFADDGDFRYRWGQVKLDLKRSLAGHIQQRLGVTVNPESLFDVQVKPIHEYKRQHLNILHIVTLYHRIKQDPTVNITPRTFIFAGKAAPGYFMAKLMIKLIHSVAEVINHDPDVGDRLKVVFLPDYNVTNSQILYPPADLSEQISTAGKEVSGTGNMKFCLNGALTIGTWDAANIEICQEVGQENFFRFGLTADEVYQRKAEGYNPWDYYYGNSQLKEIIDLIGSGHFADEDSTLFQPLIDSLLHQDQYMLFADYQSYLDCQDSISRVWCDRDRWLKMSILNTARCGKFSSDRAIREYCDQIWHSSPVSIQLADYVQPQTALRVDS
- a CDS encoding YcjF family protein, whose protein sequence is MVDYLRRPILVGGIGLSVVLWLWDTVGESAVELGETAIFGAIALGGGLWWLQRKLPQSDQNTKNSPPISREVTQAAIEETETLIDQLATQAETIRVGNELSPTLADWRKQVADLHTAIDRQDLYLAITGKPQVGKTSLKTVLETTTWTQKHLTITEVDPDSSDHLLTADLVVFLVDGDLTEPEYKTLGNLCDRQRTLLVWNKQDQCPLEHQVVVLEKLRQTMANQLAATDIIGISASPSPIKVRQYQDENSVQEWMETPLPQMETLTENLDRLLTETGEALVVATTYRKAIALQQTVKTHLNTIRRQQAIPTIEQYQWVAAAAAFANPVPALDLLATAAITSQLVLDLGKVYGCQFSLEQAQQLAKTLGSQMVKLGLVELSTKTLTTLLKTNTVTYVAGGVIQGVTAAYLTRIAGLSLVEYFQTCETGNNFSLNIESFSNTLKSVFQNNQQLSTLQSFVGQATSHIISPREVSPTSPLSAK